A single window of Nocardioides kongjuensis DNA harbors:
- a CDS encoding HPr family phosphocarrier protein, whose translation MPVLSVVVGSAVGLHTRPASIIAEKADELAEAGHDVFLAIPGDEPVEASSALMIMTLGAAKGDTVEVSGDDDAAVEAIAALVAQDLDA comes from the coding sequence ATGCCCGTGCTCTCCGTCGTCGTCGGCTCCGCCGTCGGCCTGCACACCCGCCCCGCGTCGATCATCGCCGAGAAGGCCGACGAGCTGGCCGAGGCCGGCCACGACGTCTTCCTCGCCATCCCCGGCGACGAGCCCGTCGAGGCGAGCTCGGCCCTGATGATCATGACCCTGGGCGCGGCCAAGGGCGACACCGTCGAGGTCTCCGGCGACGACGACGCCGCGGTCGAGGCCATCGCCGCACTCGTCGCCCAGGACCTCGACGCCTGA
- a CDS encoding urea amidolyase associated protein UAAP2, with translation MTDTIDTTLLLDTVVGAGDGALVELPAGATLRIVDLHGNQAVDTLLYDAHDVDNRYSAFDTVREQGAVYLTTGARLLSTRLDELAVISDDTCGRHDTIGGACAQESNVIRYGEQTRHQHACRQTFLRYGAPAGIGQRQLGHNINFFMNVPVQPDGTLTFDDGLSAPGKHVEIRASRDLLVLISNCPQLNNPCNGWDPTPVRLIGRWA, from the coding sequence ATGACCGACACGATCGACACCACCCTCCTGCTCGACACCGTCGTCGGCGCCGGCGACGGAGCCCTGGTCGAGCTGCCGGCCGGGGCGACGCTGCGGATCGTCGACCTGCACGGGAACCAGGCGGTCGACACGCTCCTGTACGACGCCCACGACGTCGACAACCGGTACTCGGCCTTCGACACCGTGCGCGAGCAGGGAGCGGTCTACCTGACCACCGGCGCCCGGCTGCTCTCGACCCGGCTGGACGAGCTCGCGGTGATCAGCGACGACACCTGCGGACGCCACGACACCATCGGTGGCGCCTGCGCCCAGGAGTCGAACGTGATCCGGTACGGCGAGCAGACCCGGCACCAGCACGCGTGTCGGCAGACCTTCCTCCGGTACGGCGCTCCGGCCGGCATCGGGCAGCGCCAGCTCGGCCACAACATCAACTTCTTCATGAACGTGCCGGTCCAGCCCGACGGCACCCTGACGTTCGACGACGGGCTGTCGGCGCCGGGGAAGCACGTCGAGATCCGGGCGTCGCGGGACCTGCTCGTCCTGATCAGCAACTGCCCCCAGCTCAACAACCCGTGCAACGGCTGGGACCCGACCCCCGTCCGGCTGATCGGACGGTGGGCGTGA
- a CDS encoding 5-oxoprolinase/urea amidolyase family protein: MGKVTILRPGVQTTVQDGRGRTGYWDVGVPPSGAFDDLSFALVAAAVGNPAYVGGLECVVTGPVLTTDEDRLVCVGGAARQASVDGRPLPPGEVRWLRAGSVLDVGPLDGPGMRGYVAVAGGLDVPRVLGSRSTFVLGGFGGLDGRALVEGDVIPLGPLHNQLAPSVVSLPTMGDSWTLRVIPGPHGAPDHLTPEGVADFFATTWTVDHRADRTGIRLIGPTPSWSRSDGGEAGLHPSNLHDSAYPVGGIMLSGDTPVIVGVDGPSLGGFVVPAVTIEADRWILGQLRPGDRVRLVAVTPEEAAAALAARVVHLGYPADPETLRRSTVAPERIEPEAAPVRSDRPAALVDRPADGHQPAFTIRPSGDRHLLVEAGPMEFDLTVRVWIHLLANALRAHRPSGVVEIVEGVRSLLVAVDQTTLSSARLAGLLGELATGLDDPATAVLDARSVTLPIAFDHPKAHEAMRRYSTVNPDAPWSPDNVEFIRRVNDLDARDEVFDVVAAATYLVVGLGDVYLGAPVAVPIDPRHRLVTTKYNPARTWTPQNAVGIGGIYLCVYGMEGPGGYQLVGRTVPVWRLSERDPRPWLLRQFDRIRFVPVSADELADARADIKAGRADLVTAPATFSVSEVRALELAHADEIAPLRARRRDAFVAERARWGA, encoded by the coding sequence ATGGGGAAGGTGACCATCCTGCGCCCCGGGGTGCAGACGACCGTGCAGGACGGCCGCGGGCGCACCGGCTACTGGGACGTCGGCGTCCCGCCGTCGGGAGCCTTCGACGACCTGAGCTTCGCCCTGGTGGCAGCAGCGGTCGGCAACCCGGCGTACGTGGGCGGGCTGGAGTGCGTCGTCACCGGCCCCGTCCTGACCACCGACGAGGACCGGCTGGTCTGCGTCGGCGGCGCCGCCCGGCAGGCGAGCGTCGACGGACGGCCGCTGCCGCCCGGTGAGGTCCGCTGGCTGCGAGCGGGATCGGTCCTCGACGTCGGTCCGCTCGACGGTCCCGGCATGCGCGGGTACGTCGCCGTGGCCGGCGGCCTGGACGTGCCGCGGGTGCTGGGGAGCAGGTCCACCTTCGTCCTCGGCGGGTTCGGCGGGCTGGACGGCCGCGCCCTGGTCGAGGGGGACGTGATCCCGCTCGGCCCGCTCCACAACCAGCTCGCGCCCAGCGTCGTGTCGCTGCCCACGATGGGCGATTCGTGGACCCTGCGGGTCATCCCCGGTCCCCACGGGGCGCCCGACCACCTGACCCCCGAAGGCGTCGCGGACTTCTTCGCCACGACCTGGACGGTCGACCACCGCGCCGACCGGACCGGGATCCGGCTGATCGGCCCGACGCCGTCCTGGTCGCGCAGCGACGGCGGCGAGGCGGGCCTCCACCCCTCGAACCTGCACGACTCGGCGTACCCGGTCGGCGGGATCATGCTCTCCGGGGACACGCCCGTCATCGTCGGCGTCGACGGCCCCTCGCTCGGCGGGTTCGTCGTCCCGGCGGTGACCATCGAGGCCGACCGCTGGATCCTCGGGCAGCTGCGGCCCGGTGACCGGGTGCGGCTCGTCGCGGTGACGCCCGAGGAGGCGGCCGCGGCGCTCGCCGCCCGCGTCGTCCACCTCGGCTACCCCGCCGACCCCGAGACGCTGCGGCGCAGCACCGTCGCGCCCGAGCGGATCGAGCCGGAGGCGGCGCCGGTCCGCTCCGACCGCCCCGCGGCGCTCGTCGACCGCCCGGCCGACGGCCACCAGCCGGCCTTCACGATCCGCCCGTCCGGCGACCGGCACCTGCTCGTCGAGGCGGGACCGATGGAGTTCGACCTGACCGTGCGGGTGTGGATCCACCTGCTGGCGAACGCGCTGCGTGCCCATCGGCCGTCCGGGGTCGTCGAGATCGTCGAGGGCGTCCGCTCCCTCCTGGTCGCGGTCGACCAGACCACCCTCTCGTCGGCCCGCCTCGCCGGGCTGCTCGGCGAGCTCGCGACCGGGCTCGACGACCCGGCGACGGCGGTGCTCGACGCGCGCTCGGTGACGCTGCCGATCGCGTTCGACCACCCGAAGGCGCACGAGGCGATGCGGCGGTACTCCACGGTGAACCCCGATGCCCCGTGGAGCCCGGACAACGTGGAGTTCATCCGCCGTGTCAACGACCTCGACGCCCGCGACGAGGTGTTCGACGTCGTCGCCGCCGCGACGTACCTGGTCGTCGGCCTCGGCGACGTCTACCTGGGGGCGCCGGTCGCCGTGCCGATCGACCCGCGGCACCGGCTGGTCACCACGAAGTACAACCCGGCGCGGACCTGGACCCCGCAGAACGCGGTCGGGATCGGCGGCATCTACCTGTGCGTGTACGGCATGGAGGGGCCCGGCGGCTACCAGCTCGTCGGTCGCACGGTCCCGGTGTGGCGGCTGTCCGAGCGTGATCCCCGGCCGTGGCTGCTGCGCCAGTTCGACAGGATCCGGTTCGTGCCGGTCTCGGCGGACGAGCTCGCCGACGCCCGGGCCGACATCAAGGCCGGCCGGGCCGACCTCGTCACGGCGCCGGCCACGTTCTCGGTCAGCGAGGTGCGCGCGCTCGAGCTGGCGCACGCCGACGAGATCGCGCCGCTGCGGGCCCGGCGCCGCGACGCCTTCGTGGCCGAGCGCGCGAGGTGGGGCGCATGA
- a CDS encoding DUF1989 domain-containing protein, giving the protein MSSTYRHEMPGDAAWSATVPAGRLVTLTALGPDANASLLLFAADRLDRLNLPDTLKAQMSACLRPPMTLMSDRGLALASLTHSSLDWHDCLTGFGHDAHLARFAPTSYQTDRNAWRRAARSELLLELLKHGLGEADLHGCVNLFTRVAIADDRAASLTWQAGHAVAGDTVTLRSEVDLLLVLSTAQHPLATFDHPVAGVEVAVGPAGPVAADDPSTQFRAETSRSLEMSRRTLA; this is encoded by the coding sequence ATGAGCAGCACGTACCGCCACGAGATGCCGGGCGACGCCGCGTGGTCGGCGACCGTCCCCGCCGGACGCCTGGTCACCCTGACGGCGCTCGGGCCGGACGCCAACGCCTCGCTGCTGCTGTTCGCGGCCGACCGTCTCGACCGGCTGAACCTGCCGGACACCCTCAAGGCGCAGATGTCGGCGTGCCTGCGCCCGCCGATGACCCTGATGTCGGATCGCGGGCTCGCGCTCGCCTCGCTCACCCACTCCAGCCTCGACTGGCACGACTGCCTGACCGGGTTCGGCCACGACGCGCACCTGGCGCGCTTCGCGCCGACGTCGTACCAGACCGACCGGAACGCCTGGCGGCGTGCGGCCCGCTCCGAGCTGCTGCTCGAGCTCCTCAAGCACGGCCTCGGGGAGGCCGACCTGCACGGCTGCGTCAACCTGTTCACCCGGGTCGCGATCGCGGACGACCGGGCTGCCTCGCTCACCTGGCAGGCCGGGCACGCGGTCGCGGGCGACACGGTCACGCTGCGCTCCGAGGTCGACCTGCTCCTCGTGCTCAGCACCGCACAGCACCCGCTCGCCACCTTCGACCACCCGGTCGCCGGGGTCGAGGTCGCCGTCGGACCGGCCGGACCGGTGGCGGCCGACGACCCCAGCACCCAGTTCCGGGCCGAGACGTCACGCTCGCTCGAGATGAGCCGGAGGACCCTCGCATGA
- the atzF gene encoding allophanate hydrolase, with the protein MTTWISRVDEAPARPGPLHGLRFAVKDNIDVAGVPTTAGDPRRTVVAAEHAPVVDRLVRAGAVVVGKTNLDQYATGLVGTRSPYGACRSVLSDEHVSGGSSSGSAVAVARGEVDFALGTDTAGSGRVPAAFNGIVGIKPSKGLVSTRGVVPACRTLDCVTVFARDVTTARAAYEQMVGYDAEDPYARRLEQRPVPATCTIGVPDLPLDLDPEHAAAWAEALTEAEALGEVRRIDVRQFLEAAQLLYSGPWLAERWLAFGDALDDDAAVDPTVRFIVRDGASLTAADAFAGLTRLAELARRTEAAWAEVDVLLLPVTPGHPSLAEVAADPVGVNGRLGTFTNMTNLLDLCAIAVPGPARPDGLPFGVQLLAPAGGDDLLAELGARWCGEPGLGVTPPAAGERDTVLLAVAGAHLSGQPLNPALVSHGATLVSTTRTARDYRMFLVDGPLPRPGLTRLPKPAPAPGRGIEVEVWQLPVSELGGFATTVGAPLALGPVELADGSEVLGFVCTADAARVERDITSHGAWRDYLASREGPRDGRASWRRFGYWASVALRRGW; encoded by the coding sequence ATGACGACCTGGATCTCCCGGGTCGACGAGGCCCCGGCACGCCCCGGACCGCTCCACGGGCTGCGGTTCGCCGTCAAGGACAACATCGACGTCGCCGGCGTGCCCACGACGGCGGGCGACCCGCGGCGCACCGTCGTGGCCGCCGAGCACGCACCGGTGGTCGACCGGCTGGTCCGCGCCGGCGCGGTCGTCGTCGGGAAGACCAACCTGGACCAGTACGCCACCGGTCTGGTCGGGACCCGCTCGCCGTACGGCGCGTGCCGCTCGGTCCTCTCCGACGAGCACGTCAGCGGCGGGTCGAGCTCGGGCAGCGCGGTCGCCGTCGCCAGGGGCGAGGTCGACTTCGCCCTCGGCACGGACACCGCCGGCAGCGGGCGCGTCCCCGCGGCGTTCAACGGGATCGTCGGCATCAAGCCCAGCAAGGGACTGGTCTCCACCCGCGGGGTGGTCCCGGCCTGCCGGACCCTCGACTGCGTGACCGTCTTCGCCCGCGACGTCACGACCGCGCGGGCGGCGTACGAGCAGATGGTCGGGTACGACGCGGAGGACCCGTACGCGCGCCGCCTCGAGCAACGTCCGGTCCCGGCAACCTGCACGATCGGCGTCCCGGACCTCCCGCTCGACCTCGACCCGGAGCACGCAGCCGCGTGGGCGGAGGCGCTCACCGAGGCGGAGGCGCTCGGTGAGGTGCGGCGCATCGACGTCCGGCAGTTCCTGGAGGCCGCCCAGCTGCTCTACTCGGGGCCGTGGCTGGCCGAGCGCTGGCTCGCCTTCGGCGATGCGCTCGACGACGACGCCGCCGTCGACCCGACGGTCCGCTTTATCGTCCGCGACGGCGCCTCCCTCACCGCTGCGGATGCCTTCGCCGGACTCACCCGGCTGGCCGAGCTGGCCCGGCGGACCGAGGCCGCGTGGGCCGAGGTCGACGTCCTGCTCCTCCCGGTGACGCCCGGCCACCCGAGCCTGGCCGAGGTCGCCGCCGACCCCGTCGGGGTCAACGGCCGGCTGGGCACCTTCACCAACATGACGAACCTGCTCGACCTGTGCGCCATCGCCGTCCCGGGGCCGGCCCGGCCCGACGGTCTCCCGTTCGGTGTGCAGCTGCTGGCGCCGGCCGGCGGCGACGACCTGCTCGCCGAGCTCGGCGCCCGCTGGTGCGGTGAACCAGGCCTCGGTGTCACCCCGCCCGCTGCCGGCGAACGGGACACGGTGCTCCTCGCGGTGGCCGGCGCGCACCTGAGTGGGCAACCGCTCAACCCCGCACTGGTCTCCCACGGAGCCACGCTGGTGAGCACGACCCGGACGGCGCGCGACTACCGGATGTTCCTCGTCGACGGCCCGCTGCCCCGCCCGGGACTGACCCGGCTGCCGAAGCCCGCGCCGGCTCCGGGCCGGGGCATCGAGGTCGAGGTGTGGCAGCTTCCCGTCAGCGAGCTCGGCGGGTTCGCCACGACGGTCGGAGCCCCGCTCGCGCTCGGCCCGGTGGAGCTCGCCGACGGCAGCGAGGTCCTCGGCTTCGTCTGCACCGCCGACGCGGCCCGGGTCGAGCGCGACATCACCAGTCACGGCGCCTGGCGCGATTACCTGGCGTCCAGGGAGGGTCCGCGCGACGGGCGTGCGTCGTGGCGGCGGTTCGGGTACTGGGCCAGCGTCGCTCTGCGGCGAGGTTGGTGA
- a CDS encoding amino acid permease yields the protein MSTTTDQAAASDLRTFGYRQQLSRRVGTYASFAAGFSFVSILTTVFQLFGLGYSFGGTAFFWTWPAVFAGQLMVALCFAELAARYPLSGAIYQWARRLGGSVVGWAAGWTMVLAQTITVAAAAIALQVVLPSVWSGFQVIGSDTALGSRDGAANAVLLGCLLLTATTALNALSVRLTAIVNSVGVTCELIGVGLLVVLLLGHAERGPSVVLHTTNLDASTGYVAPLLISALMAAYVLVGFDSAGELAEETHKPRATTPRTILRGMTASGLAGAFLIVAALMAAPSLGADDLGLGGLPYVITSQLDTTVGKLLLLDVAFAVCVCTLAIQTAAARMIFSMARDDVLPFSSRLRAVSPTTGTPVVATVVPGVGAAVCLLVNVGNAGLFLGLASVCIMLLYIAYLMVTAPLLLRRLRGDALPEGTDENGRPLFSLGRWGIVVNAVAVGYGTLMTINLAWPRAEVYDPAGEGWYLHYLPLVTLAITAAGGAIAYAVQRRAYHEAIGQPLPVRVRAFPVGAVEDGA from the coding sequence ATGAGCACCACGACAGACCAGGCCGCAGCGAGCGACCTGCGCACCTTCGGATACCGGCAGCAGCTCTCGAGAAGGGTCGGCACCTACGCGTCGTTCGCGGCCGGGTTCTCCTTCGTCTCGATCCTGACCACCGTCTTCCAGCTCTTCGGCCTCGGCTACAGCTTCGGGGGCACGGCGTTCTTCTGGACGTGGCCGGCGGTCTTCGCCGGCCAGCTGATGGTGGCGCTCTGCTTCGCCGAGCTCGCCGCCCGCTACCCGCTCTCGGGCGCCATCTACCAGTGGGCGCGGCGTCTCGGCGGCTCCGTCGTGGGCTGGGCCGCCGGCTGGACGATGGTGCTGGCGCAGACCATCACGGTCGCGGCGGCGGCGATCGCGCTGCAGGTGGTGCTGCCCTCGGTGTGGAGCGGCTTCCAGGTCATCGGCAGCGACACGGCCCTCGGCTCGCGCGACGGCGCGGCCAACGCCGTCCTGCTCGGCTGCCTGCTCCTGACCGCGACGACGGCGCTCAACGCGCTCAGCGTGCGCCTGACCGCCATCGTGAACTCGGTCGGGGTGACGTGCGAGCTGATCGGTGTCGGCCTCCTCGTGGTGCTCCTCCTCGGGCACGCCGAGCGGGGCCCGTCGGTCGTGCTGCACACCACGAACCTCGATGCGAGCACCGGGTACGTCGCCCCGCTGCTGATCTCCGCGCTGATGGCGGCCTACGTCCTCGTCGGGTTCGACAGCGCCGGTGAGCTGGCCGAGGAGACCCACAAGCCGCGGGCGACGACGCCGCGCACGATCCTGCGCGGCATGACCGCCTCCGGTCTCGCCGGCGCCTTCCTCATCGTCGCCGCGCTCATGGCCGCGCCGAGCCTCGGTGCCGACGACCTCGGACTGGGCGGCCTGCCGTACGTCATCACCAGCCAGCTCGACACGACCGTCGGCAAGCTGCTGCTGCTCGACGTCGCGTTCGCCGTCTGCGTCTGCACGCTCGCGATCCAGACCGCGGCGGCCCGGATGATCTTCTCGATGGCGCGCGACGACGTGCTGCCCTTCTCCTCGCGGCTGCGGGCGGTGTCGCCCACGACCGGCACCCCGGTCGTCGCGACCGTCGTCCCCGGCGTGGGTGCGGCGGTGTGCCTGCTCGTGAACGTCGGCAACGCCGGTCTCTTCCTCGGCCTCGCCAGCGTGTGCATCATGCTGCTCTACATCGCCTACCTCATGGTGACGGCGCCGCTGCTGCTGCGGCGCCTCCGGGGGGATGCCCTTCCGGAGGGCACCGACGAGAACGGCCGGCCGCTGTTCTCCCTCGGGCGCTGGGGGATCGTCGTCAACGCCGTCGCGGTGGGCTACGGCACCCTGATGACGATCAACCTCGCGTGGCCCCGCGCCGAGGTCTACGACCCGGCCGGCGAGGGCTGGTACCTGCACTACCTCCCGCTGGTGACGCTCGCGATCACCGCGGCCGGTGGTGCGATCGCGTACGCCGTCCAGCGCCGTGCGTACCACGAGGCGATCGGCCAGCCCCTGCCCGTGCGCGTGCGGGCCTTCCCGGTCGGTGCCGTGGAGGACGGCGCATGA
- a CDS encoding PTS fructose transporter subunit IIABC, producing MTQLITSDLVRLDVAPGGDKEAVIRALADLVAAAGRTTDTDTLVADALAREATAPTGLKGGIAIPHCRTAAVAEPTLALLRLAPGVDFGAKDGPADLAFLIAVPEGGDANHLSILTKLAKALVKPEFSTALRSAATAAEAAALVEGALTPPATTAPPAPAAAPAAGPADVRRSLVAVTACPTGIAHTYLAAEALKVAAEKAGVDIHVETQGSAGSTPLAAATIASASAVILAADVGVRDKGRFAGLPVVTSGVKKAVDAADDLIHEALRSADDPAAPRVSGRAESSHAVDAAEGWGARVRRVLMTGVSYMIPFVAAGGLLIAIGFLLGGYDVALPFDDSGTSAADAVISSSSITNLPHVSDYGVHALGDSGLALYLGALLFKLGALAFGFLVPALAGYIAFAIADRPGIAPGFVMGAVAGVIGAGFLGGIVGGVLAGLVAHWIAGRPVPSWARGLMPVLVIPLATTLVTGLLMFVFLARPLGSLMTNLNDGLNSLQGGSAILLGAILGLMMAFDMGGPLNKVAYGFATTGLAAAATATDAPQLKVMAAVMLAGMVPPIALALATVVRPGLFTVAERENGKAAWLMGASFITEGAIPFAAADPLRVIPSVMLGSAVTGGLAEAFDVSLRAPHGGIFVLFAVDNVLGFVIALAAGVAVAAITVLALKSTARTSDAALETV from the coding sequence ATGACCCAGCTCATCACTTCCGACCTCGTGCGGCTCGACGTCGCACCGGGTGGCGACAAGGAGGCCGTGATCCGGGCCCTCGCCGACCTGGTCGCCGCAGCCGGCCGGACGACGGACACCGACACGCTCGTCGCCGACGCGCTGGCGCGGGAGGCGACCGCGCCGACCGGCCTCAAGGGCGGCATCGCCATCCCCCACTGCCGCACCGCGGCGGTGGCGGAGCCGACCCTGGCCCTGCTCCGTCTCGCCCCGGGCGTCGACTTCGGCGCCAAGGACGGGCCCGCGGACCTCGCCTTCCTGATCGCCGTGCCCGAGGGCGGCGACGCGAACCACCTGTCCATCCTGACCAAGCTCGCGAAGGCGTTGGTCAAGCCCGAGTTCTCCACGGCGCTGCGGTCCGCCGCCACCGCGGCCGAGGCGGCCGCACTCGTCGAGGGTGCACTCACGCCGCCCGCGACCACTGCTCCCCCCGCCCCGGCAGCCGCTCCCGCAGCCGGCCCGGCCGACGTACGACGCAGCCTGGTCGCCGTCACCGCGTGCCCCACCGGCATCGCGCACACCTACCTCGCGGCCGAGGCCCTCAAGGTCGCGGCCGAGAAGGCCGGCGTGGACATCCACGTCGAGACCCAGGGGTCGGCGGGCTCCACCCCGCTCGCCGCCGCCACCATCGCCTCGGCGTCGGCGGTCATCCTCGCCGCCGACGTCGGGGTCAGGGACAAGGGACGCTTCGCCGGGCTGCCCGTCGTGACCTCGGGGGTCAAGAAGGCCGTCGACGCGGCGGACGACCTGATCCACGAAGCCCTGCGCAGTGCCGACGACCCCGCCGCCCCGCGGGTCTCCGGGCGGGCCGAGTCCTCGCACGCGGTCGACGCCGCGGAGGGCTGGGGAGCCCGGGTCCGCCGCGTGCTGATGACCGGCGTCTCCTACATGATCCCGTTCGTCGCGGCCGGTGGCCTGCTGATCGCGATCGGCTTCCTGCTGGGCGGCTACGACGTGGCGCTGCCGTTCGACGACTCCGGCACGTCCGCGGCCGACGCGGTCATCTCGAGCTCCAGCATCACGAACCTTCCGCACGTGTCGGACTACGGGGTGCACGCGCTCGGCGACAGCGGGCTCGCCCTGTACCTCGGCGCGCTGCTGTTCAAGCTCGGTGCGCTTGCCTTCGGCTTCCTGGTCCCGGCCCTGGCCGGCTACATTGCGTTCGCCATCGCGGACCGTCCCGGCATCGCCCCCGGGTTCGTGATGGGTGCGGTCGCCGGCGTGATCGGAGCCGGCTTCCTCGGCGGCATCGTCGGCGGGGTGCTCGCCGGGCTCGTCGCGCACTGGATCGCCGGCCGACCGGTCCCGTCCTGGGCCCGCGGCCTGATGCCCGTCCTGGTGATCCCGCTGGCCACCACCCTGGTCACCGGCCTGCTGATGTTCGTCTTCCTGGCCCGTCCGCTGGGCAGCCTGATGACCAACCTCAACGACGGCCTCAACTCGCTGCAGGGCGGCTCGGCGATCCTGCTCGGTGCCATCCTCGGCCTGATGATGGCCTTCGACATGGGCGGGCCGCTCAACAAGGTCGCCTACGGCTTCGCCACGACCGGACTCGCCGCCGCTGCCACCGCCACCGACGCTCCGCAGCTCAAGGTGATGGCAGCGGTGATGCTCGCCGGCATGGTGCCGCCGATCGCCCTGGCTCTCGCCACGGTCGTGCGTCCCGGCCTCTTCACCGTCGCCGAGCGCGAGAACGGCAAGGCCGCCTGGCTGATGGGCGCCTCCTTCATCACCGAGGGCGCGATCCCGTTCGCCGCGGCCGACCCGCTGCGCGTGATCCCCTCGGTCATGCTGGGCAGCGCCGTCACCGGCGGGCTGGCCGAGGCCTTCGACGTCTCGCTCCGGGCCCCGCACGGCGGCATCTTCGTGCTCTTCGCCGTCGACAACGTCCTCGGCTTCGTCATCGCACTCGCCGCCGGAGTGGCCGTCGCCGCCATCACCGTCCTCGCACTGAAGAGCACGGCTCGCACCAGCGACGCCGCCCTCGAGACCGTCTGA
- a CDS encoding LuxR family transcriptional regulator codes for MTSYEPADRALFEEEATGLYEQVLAEGGLAADDPRLVEGSAVRQAFDLLVELGLLQLDASRQTWRPLEPSNAQSRVVTPLGNEGARLLEESARWASAFAHLTQSWRRSPAASESGPFLYLHGEAINPYLTTLVSEAQEELLTAQPQATRSAKTVSEATVRDVEALKRGLAMRTLYQHSARRHPATHKYVATVTEHGAEVRTLDEFFNRMIVVDRRVALIPAADSLATAVVVREPAVVAYLVDVFERAFARGRPFASAGHSVTREIASEQRSMTIRMLIEGHADAVSAKRLGVSPRTYAGYVAELKEEYDAETRFQLGYTMGTLGIAGQDDDVTSS; via the coding sequence ATGACCTCCTACGAGCCCGCGGACCGGGCCCTCTTCGAGGAGGAGGCGACCGGTCTCTACGAGCAGGTCCTGGCCGAGGGCGGGCTGGCGGCGGACGACCCGCGGCTGGTCGAGGGGTCCGCCGTACGACAGGCGTTCGACCTGCTGGTCGAGCTGGGCCTGCTGCAGCTGGACGCGTCGCGGCAGACCTGGCGGCCGCTGGAGCCGAGCAACGCGCAGTCACGGGTGGTGACGCCGCTCGGGAACGAGGGGGCGCGGCTGCTCGAGGAGTCGGCGCGGTGGGCGTCGGCGTTCGCGCACCTGACCCAGAGCTGGCGGCGCTCGCCGGCCGCGAGCGAGTCGGGCCCCTTCCTCTACCTGCACGGCGAGGCGATCAACCCATACCTGACGACGCTGGTCAGCGAGGCCCAGGAGGAGCTGCTGACCGCCCAGCCGCAGGCGACGCGCAGCGCGAAGACCGTCTCGGAGGCGACGGTGCGCGACGTCGAGGCGCTCAAGCGGGGCCTGGCGATGCGCACGCTCTACCAGCACAGCGCACGGCGGCACCCCGCGACGCACAAGTACGTCGCCACGGTCACCGAGCACGGCGCCGAGGTGCGCACCCTCGACGAGTTCTTCAACCGGATGATCGTCGTCGACCGCCGGGTCGCGCTGATCCCGGCCGCCGACAGCCTGGCGACCGCGGTCGTCGTCCGCGAGCCGGCGGTCGTGGCCTACCTGGTCGACGTCTTCGAGCGGGCGTTCGCGCGGGGGCGACCGTTCGCGAGCGCGGGCCACAGCGTGACCAGGGAGATCGCGTCCGAGCAGCGCTCGATGACCATCCGGATGCTCATCGAGGGCCACGCCGACGCGGTCAGCGCGAAGCGGCTCGGCGTCAGCCCGCGCACGTACGCCGGCTACGTCGCCGAGCTCAAGGAGGAGTACGACGCCGAGACGCGCTTCCAGCTCGGGTACACGATGGGGACGTTGGGCATCGCCGGTCAGGACGACGACGTCACGTCATCCTGA